One stretch of Saprospiraceae bacterium DNA includes these proteins:
- the kdpA gene encoding potassium-transporting ATPase subunit KdpA, producing the protein MNTEILGVILMYATVVALAIPLGRYIGKIFNYENTWLDKIFNPLDKLFFKLSGIDPTKEMNWKQHLVALLTINVVWFVLSMLVLTNMSWLPLNPDANPSMSADLAFNTSVSFVTNTNLQHYSGETGLSYLGQLILMLWQFISAGTGIAICAVVFMAMKERTSETLGNFYSFFVRACTRILLPLALVVASLLAFNGTPMTFEGKDTITTLEGEKQEISRGPVAAFVAIKQLGTNGGGFYGPNSTNPMENPSYFTNIVETISIFLIPMAMVFAMGYVLKRRKLAWTIFGVMTLGFLLLLIPSIYFEMNGNTAITQMGVQQNMGSMEGKEVRFGSAASAYWAINTTCTSNGSVNAMHDSMTPLTGMFALLGMMINCFYGGVGVGFLNFYIFIILAVFISGLMVGRTPEFLGKKIEAKEMKIAMVIALLHPFLILVGTALSSFLYAGNPTEYAAWLNNPGYHGFSEMLYEFTSASANNGSGFEGLGDNTPFWNIACGLVMLLARYLPIIGPVAIAGILASKKYIPESSGTLKTDTSTFGLMVFAVIAIVAALAFFPALTLGPIAEYFSMIK; encoded by the coding sequence ATGAACACAGAAATACTTGGCGTAATCCTAATGTATGCGACTGTGGTTGCTTTGGCAATCCCATTAGGTCGTTATATCGGGAAGATTTTCAATTATGAAAATACTTGGCTCGATAAAATCTTTAATCCGCTTGACAAACTCTTTTTCAAGTTAAGCGGCATTGACCCAACCAAGGAAATGAATTGGAAACAGCATTTAGTAGCATTGCTCACCATAAACGTTGTTTGGTTTGTTCTCTCCATGTTAGTGCTTACCAATATGAGTTGGTTGCCACTTAACCCTGATGCAAATCCTTCTATGAGTGCTGATTTAGCATTCAATACTTCGGTGAGCTTTGTAACCAATACCAACTTGCAACACTATTCAGGCGAAACAGGCTTATCGTATTTAGGACAATTGATTTTGATGCTTTGGCAATTTATCAGTGCAGGTACCGGTATTGCCATTTGTGCAGTTGTTTTCATGGCAATGAAAGAACGTACTTCCGAAACCTTGGGGAACTTCTATTCATTCTTTGTAAGAGCCTGCACAAGAATTTTACTGCCTTTGGCTTTGGTGGTTGCTTCTCTGTTAGCTTTTAACGGTACACCCATGACTTTTGAAGGGAAAGACACCATTACAACTTTAGAAGGAGAAAAACAAGAAATTAGCCGTGGGCCTGTAGCGGCATTTGTTGCCATCAAACAACTTGGAACAAACGGTGGAGGATTTTATGGGCCTAACTCCACTAATCCGATGGAAAACCCAAGTTACTTTACCAATATCGTTGAAACGATTTCGATTTTCCTAATTCCTATGGCAATGGTTTTTGCAATGGGTTATGTGCTGAAAAGAAGAAAATTAGCATGGACAATTTTCGGAGTAATGACACTTGGTTTTTTATTGCTGCTCATTCCTTCTATCTATTTTGAAATGAACGGAAATACGGCTATTACTCAAATGGGTGTTCAGCAAAATATGGGAAGCATGGAAGGCAAAGAAGTTCGATTTGGTTCGGCAGCTTCGGCTTATTGGGCAATCAATACAACCTGCACCAGCAACGGTTCGGTAAACGCTATGCATGACAGCATGACTCCTTTAACCGGTATGTTCGCCTTGTTGGGCATGATGATCAATTGCTTTTATGGTGGTGTGGGTGTAGGCTTTTTAAACTTCTACATTTTCATCATTCTGGCAGTCTTCATAAGCGGTTTAATGGTGGGAAGAACGCCTGAATTTTTGGGTAAGAAAATTGAAGCCAAAGAAATGAAAATTGCTATGGTGATTGCCTTGCTGCATCCGTTTTTGATTTTAGTAGGAACAGCTCTTTCAAGTTTTTTATATGCAGGTAATCCAACTGAGTATGCAGCTTGGCTCAACAATCCAGGCTATCATGGATTTAGTGAAATGCTCTATGAATTTACTTCAGCCAGTGCTAACAACGGAAGCGGTTTTGAAGGATTGGGAGACAATACACCATTTTGGAATATCGCTTGTGGTTTGGTGATGTTATTAGCTCGATACCTGCCTATCATAGGCCCTGTTGCCATTGCAGGAATTTTGGCAAGCAAAAAATACATTCCTGAAAGCAGTGGAACACTCAAAACAGACACTTCAACCTTTGGCTTAATGGTGTTTGCGGTAATTGCGATTGTTGCTGCATTGGCATTTTTCCCTGCCTTGACATTAGGCCCGATTGCAGAATATTTCTCAATGATTAAATAA